The Melopsittacus undulatus isolate bMelUnd1 chromosome 12, bMelUnd1.mat.Z, whole genome shotgun sequence genome has a segment encoding these proteins:
- the KLHDC7A gene encoding kelch domain-containing protein 7A has translation MPQRVTLSWHFDMPLAGKLVLSALLLLTLAYRFYKSRLNAGGKIPRANEEHRENAARDLDGDGDDVVGLRRRRVLGEEVRRGGGDAHVSGTGTLITPLQWDWSLPKGEEEEEIVSELGLTGKKVGMGRRAGELGSETGIELGSDLGSELARKLGSEAGNKLGSEVESESGNELGSELSCYESGDAAETLSSSGEKDTLAPSTGLSPRADDDDAQSVEQDLASRGMSQEGEEHGGMIQTLSITSDLALTMTTSSIGAETSYSFSSVAKIQVEEGFITEQREKDGAGQPGPGLKGKVYDYYAQSISQSVSKKRSSPYIPLGTSQCRSSEQVNENIQQPDPTLAMRDPTISSIAPASTGSLEPSPEPPSPGRKNSILHIAESPHLQLPMEGFGVTAPVDTRSASPCPGLVASADQIPPSTDLDLGNCYEVLCTAKAQKLQHLQEAAYKVMSDNYLQVLRTPSIYGRLNAGERDLILRQRMKGKMHVVVADVSLQEPGLHTSRLCCYDDGGDCWHHLCHMPPEVVSQGCAMCSMFNYIFVVAGCKGMGRMQRPSNRVFCYDPLTNIWREICPLNQARPHCKLVALDGHLYAIGGECLYTVERYDPRQDRWTFTAPLPHDTFAVAHTATVCDGEIYVTGGTLRYVLLRYTARSDSWKVSPASGGKNRTAEMVSTNGFIYRFDLHPGTGIGVYRCSAKAKLWYECATYTMANPGGFQCAVVGSLVHCVGRHFHIRFLADLISPRFGTKELQPFPSPHGSLLPVVLMLPEGGVPQTQV, from the coding sequence ATGCCCCAGCGGGTAACCCTGTCCTGGCATTTCGACATGCCGCTGGCTGGCAAGCTGGTCCTCTCCGCTCTGCTCCTCCTGACGCTGGCGTACAGGTTCTATAAGTCCCGTTTGAATGCTGGGGGTAAAATCCCACGGGCCAATGAAGAGCACAGGGAAAATGCTGCCCGGGAtctggatggggatggggatgatgtggTGGGACTGCGGCGGAGGAGGGTGTTGGGTGAGGAGGTGAGGAGGGGTGGTGGGGATGCACATGTGAGTGGCACTGGGACACTGATCACACCTCTCCAGTGGGACTGGAGTCTGCCGAagggtgaggaggaagaggagattGTTTCTGAACTGGGGCTGACTGGCAAGAAAGTGGGAATGGGCAGGAGGGCAGGTGAGCTGGGCAGTGAGACAGGAATTGAGCTTGGAAGTGATCTCGGAAGTGAGCTGGCAAGGAAACTAGGAAGTGAGGCAGGAAACAAACTGGGAAGTGAGGTGGAAAGTGAGTCAGGAAATGAGCTGGGGAGTGAGCTGAGCTGTTATGAGTCTGGGGATGCAGCTGAAAccctgagcagctctggggaGAAGGACACGCTtgctcccagcacagggctCTCCCCCAGggctgatgatgatgatgccCAAAGCGTGGAGCAGGATTTGGCCAGCAGAGGCATGAGCCAGGAGGGTGAGGAGCATGGGGGGATGATCCAGACCCTCAGCATCACCTCAGACCTGGCACTAACGATGACAACGAGCAGCATAGGGGCAGAGACCTCCTACTCTTTCTCCTCGGTTGCGAAGATCCAGGTAGAGGAGGGGTTCATCACTGAGCAGCGGGAGAAGGATGGGGCTGGGCAACCAGGCCCTGGCCTAAAAGGCAAAGTCTATGACTACTACGCGCAGTCCATCTCCCAGTCAGTGTCAAAGAAGAGGTCTTCTCCCTACATCCCTCTGGGAACATCCCAGTGCCGCAGCTCGGAGCAGGTCAATGAAAATATACAGCAGCCAGACCCAACTTTGGCGATGCGGGATCCCACCATCTCATCCATAGCTCCGGCATCTACCGGGAGCTTGGAGCCCTCTCCTGAGCCACCATCTCCTGGCCGCAAGAACAGCATCCTCCACATAGCAGAGAGTCCCCACCTCCAGCTGCCCATGGAGGGGTTTGGGGTCACAGCACCAGTTGACACACGGTCTGCAAGCCCCTGCCCAGGGCTTGTGGCCAGTGCTGACCAAATACCACCATCCACCGACCTGGACCTGGGGAACTGCTACGAGGTTCTCTGCACAGCCAAGGCACAGAagctccagcacctccaggAAGCTGCCTACAAGGTGATGAGTGACAACTACCTGCAGGTGCTGAGGACACCATCCATCTACGGCCGTCTCAACGCCGGCGAGCGGGACCTCATCCTGCGGCAAAGGATGAAGGGCAAGATGCACGTGGTCGTGGCAGATGTCAGCCTGCAGGAGCCCGGCCTCCACACCAGCCGTCTCTGCTGCTATGATGATGGAGGGGACTGCTGGCATCACCTCTGCCACATGCCACCAGAGGTGGTCTCGCAGGGGTGTGCTATGTGCAGCATGTTCAACTACATCTTCGTGGTGGCCGGCTGCAAGGGCATGGGCCGGATGCAGAGACCTTCCAACCGTGTCTTCTGCTATGACCCCCTGACCAACATCTGGAGGGAGATCTGCCCCTTGAACCAAGCACGGCCGCACTGCAAGCTCGTGGCCTTGGATGGCCACCTCTATGCCATTGGTGGTGAATGTCTCTACACAGTAGAGCGTTATGACCCCCGGCAGGACCGCTGGACCTTCACCGCACCCCTTCCCCATGATACCTTTGCTGTGGCCCACACGGCCACAGTGTGTGATGGGGAGATCTACGTGACAGGAGGCACCTTGCGCTATGTGCTGCTGCGATACACTGCCCGCTCGGACAGCTGGAAGGTCAGCCCGGCCAGCGGTGGCAAGAACAGGACAGCCGAGATGGTGAGCACCAATGGCTTCATCTACCGCTTTGACCTCCACCCTGGCACAGGCATTGGTGTCTACCGCTGCAGTGCCAAGGCCAAGCTATGGTATGAATGTGCCACCTACACCATGGCCAACCCTGGTGGCTTCCAGTGCGCTGTAGTGGGCAGCTTGGTTCACTGTGTTGGACGGCACTTCCACATACGCTTCTTAGCTGACCTTATCTCTCCACGCTTTGGGACCAAGGAGCTGCAGCCCTTCCCATCGCCCCATGGCAGCCTCCTCCCAGTTGTCCTGATGCTGCCAGAAGGAGGGGTGCCACAAACACAGGTTTGA
- the IGSF21 gene encoding immunoglobulin superfamily member 21 produces the protein MRTMTPLCLLLWDLLDVALAYLTVSIEPLPPVVVGDAVTLKCNFKTDGKMREIVWYRVTDGGTIKQKIFTFDAMFSTNFSHMENYRKREDLVYQSTVRLPEVRISDNGPYECHVGIYDRATREKVVLASGNVFLNVMAPPTSISVLAADTPAPFSRYQAQNFTLVCVVSGGKPAPLVYFKRDGEPIEATPLPEPPVGTGNWAPRNLLHRDLDDTKVPKSLMDEGEVGAGQAPATMDPPRGLAAERDPVTETIPETVVSREFPRWVHVAEPIYYFRHTHAPVSDGTVEARATLTWTLNPQIDNEALFSCEVKHPALSMPMQSEVTLVAPKGPKITMTPTRARVGDTVRILVQGFQNEVFPEPLFTWTRVGSRLLDGSAEHDGKELVLERVPAELNGSMYRCTAQNPLGSTDTHTRLIVFENPNIPRGTEDSNGSLTGHCGFRLVLALTLTVILELT, from the exons CCTACCTGACAGTGAGCATCGAGCCGCTGCCGCCCGTGGTGGTGGGAGATGCCGTCACTCTGAAATGCAACTTCAAGACAGATGGGAAGATGCGGGAGATCGTCTGGTACCGG GTCACCGATGGTGGCACCATCAAGCAGAAGATCTTCACCTTCGATGCCATGTTCTCCACCAATTTCTCCCACATGGAGAACTATCGGAAGAGGGAGGATCTGGTCTACCAGTCCACTGTGCG CCTCCCTGAGGTGCGCATTTCGGACAACGGTCCCTACGAGTGTCATGTGGGGATTTACGACCGAGCCACGCGGGAGAAGGTGGTCCTGGCCTCTGGGAATGTGTTCCTGAACGTGATGG CTCCTCCAACGTCCATCTCGGTGCTCGCCGCTGACACACCAGCACCCTTCAGCCGCTACCAGGCACAGAACTTCACCCTGGTGTGTGTGGTCTCTGGTGGCAAACCTGCCCCACTG GTGTACTTCAAGAGGGACGGGGAACCCATCGAGGCCACGCCGCTGCCGGAGCCGCCGGTCGGCACCGGGAACTGGGCACCCCGTAACCTCCTTCACCGCGACTTGGATGACACCAAGGTGCCAAAATCCCTGATGGATGAAGGCGAGGTGGGAGCTGGGCAAGCCCCAGCCACAATGGACCCCCCAAGGGGGCTGGCGGCCGAGCGGGATCCCGTCACCGAAACCATTCCCGAGACAGTGGTGAGCCGGGAATTCCCTCGGTGGGTGCACGTGGCAGAGCCCATCTACTACTTCCGCCACACGCATGCACCCGTCAGTGATGGGACGGTGGAGGCGCGGGCCACCCTCACCTGGACCCTCAACCCCCAAATCGACAATGAGGCACTCTTCAGCTGCGAGGTGAAGCACCCAGCGCTCTCCATGCCCATGCAGTCCGAGGTGACGCTTG TTGCTCCGAAGGGCCCAAAGATCACCATGACCCCAACAAGAGCCCGTGTCGGAGACACCGTGAGGATCTTGGTGCAGGGCTTCCAG AATGAAGTCTTCCCTGAGCCCCTCTTCACCTGGACACGGGTGGGAAGCCGGCTCCTTGATGGCAGCGCCGAGCACGATGGCAAGGAGCTGGTGTTGGAGCGGGTTCCAGCCGAGCTCAATGGTTCCATGTACCGCTGCACTGCCCAGAACCCCCTGGGCTCCACCGACACTCACACCCGGCTCATCGTTTTTG AAAACCCGAATATTCCCAGAGGAACAGAGGACTCCAATG GTTCACTTACCGGCCACTGCGGCTTCAGACTAGTTTTGGCGCTCACCCTAACAGTGATCCTGGAGCTAACGTGA